One segment of Amycolatopsis alba DSM 44262 DNA contains the following:
- the folE gene encoding GTP cyclohydrolase I FolE: MSTPALRVVHETGPGPDLEAAEAAAADLLTALGISLDSESLRGTPGRMARAYAELFTPRSFDLTTFPNDEGYDELVLARGIPVRSVCEHHLLPFVGVAHVGYLPGERILGLSKLARIVEHFACRPQVQERLTKQVADWLDEQLEPRGVGVVIEAEHSCMTLRGVQAAGSSTVTSTLLGTLREDARSRQEFFALTGING, from the coding sequence ATGTCCACTCCCGCCTTGCGTGTCGTGCATGAAACCGGGCCTGGGCCGGACCTGGAGGCCGCCGAGGCCGCCGCCGCGGACCTCCTCACCGCACTGGGCATCTCACTGGACTCCGAGAGCCTCCGCGGCACCCCTGGCCGGATGGCACGCGCGTACGCCGAGCTGTTCACCCCGCGGTCGTTCGACCTCACGACCTTCCCCAACGACGAGGGCTACGACGAACTGGTCCTCGCCAGGGGGATCCCGGTCCGGTCCGTCTGCGAGCACCACCTGCTGCCCTTCGTCGGGGTCGCGCACGTCGGCTACCTGCCCGGCGAACGGATCCTCGGCCTGTCCAAGCTGGCCAGGATCGTCGAGCACTTCGCCTGCCGTCCGCAGGTTCAGGAGCGGCTCACGAAACAGGTCGCCGACTGGCTCGACGAGCAGCTCGAGCCGCGCGGTGTCGGCGTGGTGATCGAAGCCGAGCACTCGTGCATGACCCTGCGCGGTGTCCAGGCCGCCGGTTCGAGCACCGTCACCTCCACCCTGCTCGGCACGTTGCGTGAGGACGCCCGCTCGCGCCAGGAGTTCTTCGCCCTCACCGGCATCAACGGCTGA
- a CDS encoding MFS transporter: MAGEKLDGRYVKLWAASTTSALGSGLTTVAAPLLIASRTDDPFVVSGGFAVAWLPWLLFALPGGVLVDRVDRRKLMIILDWIRVPAVALPAVAITMGDVSIALLYAVLFVINSSEVVFRTAGGAMLPSIVPKTLLERANGRLYAGTTLAHGMLSGPLGGFLFGVAASIPFYVNAGTYAVSALLLGLIAGAYRSRPEDGPGEPVKRRSIRAEAAEGFRWLAGQRLLRTMVGLIGLLNLTLVAATSVLVLLAKERLHLGAVGYGLLFSCMAVGGLFGSVTGDRLIAWCTPTWTLRIGLLIEAGTHLVLATSTSATVVGVTMFLFGVHGALWGIVGSSLRQRLTPPDMLGRVGSTSLFIVAGGNCVGALLGGAAASKFGLTTPYWAGFVVAMIVSAVTWRVFDRAVVSAAYAEEPTVSR, from the coding sequence ATGGCTGGGGAGAAGCTCGACGGTAGATACGTGAAGCTCTGGGCGGCGAGTACGACCTCCGCGTTGGGCAGCGGTCTCACGACGGTGGCGGCGCCTCTGCTGATCGCTTCCCGCACCGACGATCCGTTCGTCGTCTCGGGCGGGTTCGCGGTGGCGTGGCTGCCCTGGCTGCTCTTCGCGCTGCCGGGCGGGGTGCTGGTCGACCGGGTGGACCGGCGGAAACTGATGATCATCCTCGACTGGATCCGCGTGCCCGCCGTCGCACTGCCTGCCGTCGCGATCACGATGGGCGACGTCAGCATCGCCTTGCTGTACGCCGTCCTTTTCGTGATCAATTCGAGCGAGGTCGTGTTCCGGACGGCGGGTGGGGCGATGCTGCCTTCGATCGTCCCGAAGACGTTGCTGGAGCGGGCGAACGGACGGCTGTACGCCGGGACGACGCTGGCCCACGGCATGCTTTCCGGGCCGCTGGGCGGATTCCTGTTCGGTGTCGCGGCGAGCATCCCGTTCTACGTCAACGCCGGCACGTACGCGGTGAGCGCATTGCTGCTCGGCCTGATCGCGGGCGCCTACCGGTCGCGGCCCGAGGACGGCCCCGGTGAGCCGGTGAAGCGGCGCTCGATCCGGGCGGAGGCGGCCGAAGGATTCCGCTGGCTCGCGGGCCAGCGCCTGCTGCGGACCATGGTCGGGCTGATCGGCCTGCTGAACCTGACGCTGGTCGCGGCCACCTCGGTACTGGTACTGCTGGCGAAGGAGCGGCTCCACCTCGGCGCGGTCGGCTACGGCCTGCTCTTCAGCTGCATGGCTGTCGGCGGTCTGTTCGGCTCGGTCACGGGCGACCGGCTGATCGCCTGGTGCACGCCGACCTGGACGTTGCGGATCGGGCTGCTGATCGAGGCCGGGACCCATCTGGTGCTGGCGACGAGCACGAGCGCGACGGTGGTCGGCGTGACGATGTTCCTGTTCGGGGTGCACGGCGCGCTGTGGGGCATCGTCGGCAGTTCCCTGCGTCAGCGGCTCACCCCGCCCGACATGCTCGGCCGCGTCGGCAGTACCAGCTTGTTCATCGTCGCGGGCGGGAACTGCGTCGGCGCGCTGCTCGGCGGCGCGGCGGCGTCGAAGTTCGGGCTGACGACGCCGTATTGGGCGGGCTTCGTGGTGGCGATGATCGTTTCCGCGGTCACCTGGCGGGTCTTCGACCGCGCGGTCGTCTCCGCGGCCTACGCGGAAGAACCCACTGTCAGCCGTTGA
- a CDS encoding P-loop NTPase fold protein, translating to MVLVRHVDPAILLKNQPPGGALQPYLPRDADPDVRRSLSIARFTLIVYERNSGARRTAYEALLEMYPDHELITKPQSSSLAQPRGPTTAVVWLDRELDGNFDIISRALATWLGRNTARRALGLVREDQYEKLRLRGVLDPLSPSIVRLHTDLSGGERAAAEQMFPESGSLRRAYQLAGLQPSPLVADFFAAHVADYRPDTDDGIDRLGIGTDVRMLADLVVSRMITPPLSIGLFGSWGSGKSFFMRQMQLRVRELADSAREAETAAGTHGKSVSSYCSSVRQISFNAWHYSESNLLASLATNIFDNLAASGAENDLQRQADALAERRKTEETLLGRLSAVRLERRTLTAQQKQAKRRRRKPREYVHAVFDSLTETDKAWIASRLGVDRPTAEDLERLAQETGGLRSDVAEFWRRLRQDPFPLLVLIGGLLTVLVVTLLVGRSQISGVLGVLTVAGSALTVVLRMRASAGRIHQALDKLGGPSEEDEKTERRLAELDAESERLERAVTDLAPGLDLVSFAESRVSDYVEHLGVVSLLRKDLETFATMLAEVPHGSGKIERTVLYIDDLDRCPPKVVVQVLEAIHLLLALPVFVVVVGVDSRWLKKAVEQHYEAMLGDDPETFAESYLEKIFQVPFTLSPMDDPGFAGLVRGLAAAEGQVATPAPVPDGTERSSGDRPPVATEPPPHEEAPPPSSGQSTTDPRPPRLVISPAELDFLPTLASLIRSPRAAKRLLNLYRLLRARFAGEDLAEFLSDGSREAPFRAVLVLLALHVGNPESSAWFATLAGADPGDSAAEVMSSLDDHELRPKLERGLSGGSWPEQAASYQRWLPLVSRFSFARED from the coding sequence ATGGTGCTGGTGCGCCACGTCGATCCGGCGATTCTGCTGAAGAACCAACCACCCGGCGGAGCTCTGCAGCCGTACTTGCCGAGGGATGCCGATCCGGACGTCCGACGCTCGCTGTCGATCGCCCGGTTCACCCTGATCGTCTACGAGCGCAATTCGGGAGCGCGACGGACAGCCTATGAAGCCTTGCTGGAGATGTACCCCGACCACGAACTGATCACCAAGCCGCAGAGCAGCAGTCTCGCTCAACCACGGGGTCCGACCACCGCCGTCGTGTGGCTGGATCGCGAGCTCGACGGGAACTTCGACATCATTTCGCGTGCCTTGGCGACTTGGCTCGGGCGTAACACCGCTCGCCGCGCCCTGGGGCTCGTCCGGGAAGACCAGTACGAGAAACTGAGACTGCGCGGGGTGCTCGATCCCCTCAGCCCATCCATCGTACGGCTCCATACGGATCTTTCCGGAGGTGAGCGCGCCGCCGCGGAACAGATGTTCCCCGAATCGGGCTCTCTTCGCCGGGCCTATCAGCTCGCCGGCCTCCAGCCGTCGCCGCTGGTCGCCGATTTCTTCGCCGCCCACGTCGCCGACTACCGGCCCGACACCGACGACGGCATCGACCGCCTCGGCATCGGCACCGACGTGCGCATGCTCGCCGACCTGGTGGTCTCCCGGATGATCACCCCTCCCCTGTCGATCGGCCTGTTCGGCAGCTGGGGCTCCGGCAAGAGTTTCTTCATGCGCCAGATGCAGCTGCGCGTCCGCGAACTCGCCGATTCCGCGCGGGAGGCCGAAACAGCAGCCGGGACACACGGGAAGTCCGTGTCTTCCTACTGTTCGAGCGTCCGCCAGATCAGCTTCAACGCCTGGCACTACAGCGAATCGAACCTCCTCGCCAGCCTCGCCACCAACATCTTCGACAACCTCGCCGCGAGCGGCGCCGAGAACGACCTCCAGCGCCAGGCCGACGCGCTCGCCGAACGCCGCAAGACCGAGGAGACCCTTCTCGGCAGGCTGAGCGCGGTCCGGCTCGAACGCAGAACCCTGACAGCGCAACAGAAGCAAGCGAAGCGCAGGCGACGAAAGCCGCGCGAGTACGTCCATGCCGTTTTCGACAGCCTCACCGAGACGGACAAGGCGTGGATCGCGTCCAGGCTCGGCGTCGACCGGCCGACCGCGGAGGATCTCGAACGGCTGGCACAGGAGACCGGAGGGCTGCGTTCGGACGTCGCCGAATTCTGGCGACGGCTGCGGCAGGATCCGTTCCCGCTGCTGGTCCTGATCGGCGGGCTGCTGACGGTCCTGGTCGTCACGCTGCTCGTCGGCCGGTCGCAGATCTCCGGCGTGCTCGGCGTGCTCACCGTGGCGGGTTCCGCGCTGACCGTCGTCCTGCGGATGCGCGCCAGCGCGGGCCGGATCCACCAGGCGCTCGACAAACTCGGCGGTCCGTCCGAAGAGGACGAAAAGACCGAGCGGCGGCTGGCCGAACTGGACGCCGAATCCGAGAGGCTCGAAAGGGCCGTCACCGATCTGGCTCCGGGGCTGGACCTCGTGTCGTTCGCCGAGTCACGGGTCTCGGACTACGTCGAGCATCTGGGCGTGGTCTCGTTGCTGCGCAAGGATCTTGAGACGTTCGCGACCATGCTCGCCGAGGTGCCGCACGGTTCCGGGAAGATCGAACGGACCGTGCTCTACATCGACGACCTCGATCGCTGCCCGCCCAAGGTCGTCGTCCAGGTGCTCGAAGCCATCCATCTCCTGCTGGCGCTGCCGGTGTTCGTCGTCGTGGTGGGCGTCGACTCCCGATGGCTCAAGAAGGCCGTCGAGCAGCACTACGAGGCGATGCTCGGTGACGATCCGGAGACCTTCGCCGAGAGCTACCTGGAGAAGATCTTCCAGGTGCCGTTCACGTTGTCCCCCATGGACGATCCAGGGTTCGCGGGGCTCGTGCGCGGGCTCGCCGCCGCAGAGGGTCAGGTCGCCACACCGGCGCCCGTTCCCGACGGAACGGAGCGGTCCAGCGGCGATCGCCCTCCGGTCGCGACCGAACCTCCTCCGCACGAGGAAGCACCGCCACCGTCGTCCGGACAGTCCACAACAGACCCTCGACCTCCCCGTCTGGTGATCTCACCGGCGGAACTGGACTTCCTGCCGACGCTCGCTTCGCTCATCCGCTCCCCGCGGGCCGCGAAAAGGCTCCTGAACCTGTATCGCCTCCTGCGGGCCCGTTTCGCCGGGGAGGACCTCGCCGAGTTCCTCTCCGACGGCAGCCGCGAGGCACCGTTTCGCGCGGTACTGGTCCTGCTCGCGCTCCACGTCGGGAATCCGGAGTCCTCCGCGTGGTTCGCCACCCTCGCCGGGGCGGACCCCGGCGACAGCGCCGCCGAGGTCATGTCGTCGCTGGACGACCACGAACTGCGGCCGAAGCTCGAACGCGGCCTGTCCGGCGGCTCGTGGCCGGAGCAGGCCGCGTCCTATCAACGCTGGTTGCCGCTGGTGAGCCGGTTCTCGTTCGCCCGCGAAGACTGA
- a CDS encoding flavin reductase family protein, whose product MTATTSAAETAHTRIEPGILYFGTPVVLLSTVDRTGSPNLAPMSSAFWLGWRGMLGLGAKSKTAQNLMRNRECVLNLPSDAMAAAVDKLALTTGSDPVPGRKYERGYRYEADKFGKAGLTPVASETVAPPRVAECPVTMEAVVEAVHPLAEDDEAQRGGILVFEVRVQRVHVHDDVRMPGTDDRIDPDRWRPLIMSFQKLYGLGPQVHPSTLAKIPERLYRGPDIERARNQSSRANENRLTSGNQR is encoded by the coding sequence GTGACAGCTACGACGTCGGCGGCCGAGACCGCGCACACCCGTATCGAGCCCGGAATTCTCTACTTCGGCACCCCCGTGGTGCTCCTCTCGACAGTCGACCGGACGGGTTCCCCGAACCTGGCTCCGATGTCGTCTGCGTTCTGGCTCGGGTGGCGCGGCATGCTCGGGCTGGGCGCGAAATCCAAGACCGCGCAGAATCTCATGCGCAACCGTGAATGTGTTCTGAATCTCCCTTCCGACGCCATGGCGGCCGCCGTCGACAAGCTGGCGCTGACCACCGGCTCGGATCCTGTCCCCGGCCGCAAGTACGAGCGCGGTTATCGGTACGAAGCGGACAAGTTCGGCAAAGCCGGGCTCACCCCGGTCGCTTCGGAAACGGTCGCGCCGCCGCGTGTCGCCGAATGCCCGGTGACGATGGAGGCCGTCGTCGAGGCGGTCCATCCGCTCGCCGAGGACGACGAGGCGCAACGCGGCGGGATCCTCGTGTTCGAGGTCCGCGTGCAGCGTGTCCACGTCCACGACGACGTGCGGATGCCGGGCACCGACGACCGGATCGACCCGGACCGGTGGCGGCCGCTGATCATGAGCTTCCAGAAGCTCTACGGCCTCGGCCCGCAGGTGCATCCGTCGACGCTGGCGAAGATCCCGGAGCGGCTCTACCGGGGACCCGACATCGAGCGTGCGCGGAATCAGTCTTCGCGGGCGAACGAGAACCGGCTCACCAGCGGCAACCAGCGTTGA
- a CDS encoding AMP-binding protein: MRDDVVQASSILGHAPGQVWEVIGDPESYSRFVAEISWCEIQQPAERGRGPKCLVRLEPRPGTLVVGDIEARVWRPGEHVVWCGVEDDGNWVSIELRQAPEGGTELVAQLMLPARNSHLVSAASFKRTIRAMARRIDLHLSGQAASPHEEPAHTKATTLHTASTLIKAGVIAAARPDKIARQLTSLSQWGATVAGGYSANAARVPDDVALHDERDIRTFKQTADRSNQLANALAARGVRSRDRIALLCRNHATMVESLIACSKLGVDAILLNTGLSAGAVADVISLHEPVAVLADDEFSKVIAGIPGDFLRLSTWPETENGYPTIDQLIAGVPATKLKPVDRIGRLVVLTSGTSGTPKSARRPTPKGLATSAAMLDRIPLHSGDRFVVAAPLFHSWGLAGMQIGMAVRASLSLIRRFDAEETLRTIAEHRCGVLFAVPIMLQRILDLPERIRTRYDLSSLRIVASSGSALPGPIVTEFMDTFGDVLYNFYGSTEVSWASIATPEDLRAAPTSAGRCPPGTRVAILDDDHNRVPPGWEGQIFVGNDMLFEGYTDGASVPRAAELMATGDVGYQDASGRLFVTGRADEMIVSGGENVSPRPVEEAIVALPGVHEAAVIGVPDREFGQRFAAYIVPKRGARMSADDVRAYIHHRLARFAVPRDVYFVEELPRNATGKVLKRLLKDETWPIDQ, translated from the coding sequence ATGCGAGACGATGTGGTCCAGGCGAGCTCGATTCTCGGGCATGCTCCCGGCCAGGTTTGGGAAGTCATCGGCGATCCCGAGTCCTACTCGAGGTTCGTCGCGGAGATCAGCTGGTGCGAGATCCAGCAGCCCGCCGAACGCGGGCGCGGCCCGAAATGCCTTGTCCGCCTGGAACCGCGGCCGGGGACACTGGTCGTCGGTGACATCGAAGCCAGGGTCTGGCGGCCCGGCGAACACGTCGTCTGGTGCGGCGTCGAGGACGACGGCAACTGGGTCTCGATCGAGCTGCGACAGGCTCCCGAAGGCGGCACGGAACTCGTCGCGCAGCTGATGCTTCCGGCGAGGAATTCGCATCTGGTGTCCGCCGCTTCGTTCAAACGCACCATCCGCGCGATGGCCCGGCGGATCGATCTGCACCTTTCCGGCCAGGCGGCGTCACCTCACGAGGAACCGGCGCATACCAAGGCCACCACGCTGCACACCGCGAGCACCCTGATCAAGGCCGGGGTGATCGCGGCCGCGCGGCCGGACAAGATCGCCCGGCAGCTCACTTCGCTGTCGCAATGGGGCGCCACCGTCGCCGGCGGCTACTCCGCCAATGCGGCCCGTGTGCCCGACGACGTCGCGCTGCACGACGAACGCGACATCCGGACGTTCAAGCAGACGGCGGATCGCAGCAACCAGCTCGCGAACGCGCTCGCGGCGCGCGGAGTCCGCTCCCGTGACCGGATAGCCTTGTTGTGCCGCAACCACGCTACGATGGTCGAGTCGCTGATCGCGTGCAGCAAACTCGGGGTGGACGCGATCCTGCTCAACACCGGGCTTTCCGCCGGCGCCGTCGCGGACGTCATCAGCCTGCACGAACCGGTCGCGGTACTCGCCGACGACGAGTTCTCGAAGGTCATCGCCGGCATCCCCGGCGACTTCCTGCGGCTGTCCACCTGGCCGGAGACCGAGAACGGCTACCCGACGATCGACCAGCTGATCGCCGGGGTGCCCGCCACCAAACTCAAACCGGTGGACCGGATCGGCAGGCTCGTCGTGCTCACCTCGGGCACCTCGGGAACCCCCAAGAGCGCGCGCCGCCCGACTCCCAAGGGCCTCGCGACGTCGGCCGCCATGCTGGACCGCATCCCGCTCCACAGCGGGGACCGCTTCGTGGTGGCCGCGCCCCTGTTCCACAGCTGGGGGCTCGCCGGGATGCAGATCGGGATGGCCGTACGCGCGTCGCTGTCGCTGATCCGCCGGTTCGACGCGGAAGAGACACTGAGGACCATCGCCGAACATCGCTGCGGTGTGCTGTTCGCCGTCCCGATCATGTTGCAGCGCATCCTCGACCTGCCGGAGCGGATCCGCACCCGGTACGACCTTTCGTCGTTGCGGATCGTCGCCAGCAGCGGATCCGCGCTGCCGGGGCCGATCGTCACCGAGTTCATGGACACCTTCGGCGACGTTCTCTACAACTTCTACGGCTCCACAGAGGTTTCATGGGCCAGCATCGCCACGCCCGAGGACCTCCGCGCCGCGCCGACCTCCGCGGGCCGCTGCCCGCCCGGCACCAGGGTCGCCATCCTCGACGACGACCACAACCGGGTCCCGCCGGGCTGGGAGGGACAGATCTTCGTCGGCAACGACATGCTGTTCGAGGGCTACACCGACGGCGCGAGCGTGCCACGCGCGGCGGAACTGATGGCGACCGGCGACGTCGGCTACCAGGACGCCTCGGGACGGCTCTTCGTCACCGGCCGGGCGGACGAGATGATCGTGTCCGGCGGGGAGAACGTGTCCCCTCGCCCGGTCGAGGAAGCCATCGTCGCGCTGCCCGGCGTCCACGAAGCGGCCGTGATCGGCGTGCCGGATCGCGAGTTCGGGCAACGGTTCGCGGCGTACATCGTCCCGAAACGCGGCGCCCGGATGAGCGCGGACGACGTCCGCGCGTACATCCACCATCGGTTGGCGCGCTTCGCGGTTCCGCGCGACGTGTACTTCGTGGAAGAGCTGCCCCGCAACGCGACCGGGAAGGTGCTCAAGCGGCTGCTGAAGGACGAGACCTGGCCGATCGATCAGTGA
- a CDS encoding GlxA family transcriptional regulator, with translation MRRLAVVVFNGASLGAMSFAFGVFEMAAAFGELPDLEIRVVGGEPGAALRGGGLTVPVPEDLDAVRDADLVLVPNWRSPMEDPPEAALEALRAAHGRGARVAGLCSGAFVLAAAGLLDGRPATTHWAMAPLLAARFPAVRLDESVLYIDDGDILTAGGGAAGMDLGLHLIRSWCGAEVTNRLAKGMVVPPHRPGGQAQYIESPMPELDEGDPVSETMAWALTRLDTALPVEELARRAHMSRRNYDRRFREITGAAPGTWLTHQRIIRAQQLLESTDLPVDEIARYCGFSSSAALRPHFRRQVGVTPVAYRETFGTRLGVPEPMLA, from the coding sequence ATGAGACGGCTGGCGGTGGTGGTCTTCAACGGGGCGTCGCTCGGCGCGATGTCCTTCGCGTTCGGGGTGTTCGAGATGGCCGCGGCCTTCGGGGAGCTGCCCGACCTCGAAATCAGGGTCGTCGGCGGGGAACCGGGCGCCGCACTGCGGGGTGGTGGCCTGACCGTCCCGGTGCCCGAAGACCTCGACGCCGTCCGGGACGCCGACCTGGTGCTGGTCCCGAACTGGCGGTCGCCGATGGAGGATCCGCCGGAAGCGGCACTGGAGGCACTCCGCGCGGCCCATGGCCGGGGCGCCAGGGTGGCCGGACTGTGCAGCGGTGCTTTCGTGCTGGCCGCCGCCGGACTGCTCGACGGCCGCCCCGCGACCACGCACTGGGCGATGGCGCCCCTGCTCGCGGCCCGGTTCCCCGCCGTCCGCCTCGACGAATCGGTGCTCTACATCGACGACGGCGACATCCTGACCGCGGGTGGCGGCGCCGCGGGCATGGACCTCGGCCTGCACCTCATCCGCTCGTGGTGCGGCGCGGAGGTGACGAACCGGCTGGCGAAGGGCATGGTCGTGCCGCCGCACCGGCCCGGCGGGCAGGCGCAGTACATCGAATCGCCGATGCCGGAGCTCGACGAGGGCGACCCGGTCTCGGAGACGATGGCCTGGGCGCTGACCCGGCTGGACACCGCGCTCCCGGTCGAGGAACTCGCCAGGCGGGCGCATATGAGCAGGCGCAACTACGACCGCCGGTTCCGCGAGATCACCGGCGCCGCGCCCGGTACGTGGCTCACCCACCAGCGGATCATCCGCGCGCAGCAGCTGCTCGAATCCACCGACCTCCCGGTCGACGAGATCGCCAGGTACTGCGGGTTCTCCTCCTCCGCCGCGCTCCGGCCGCACTTCCGGCGGCAGGTCGGGGTCACCCCGGTGGCGTACCGGGAGACGTTCGGCACCAGGCTGGGCGTCCCGGAGCCCATGCTGGCCTGA
- a CDS encoding alpha/beta fold hydrolase — MTEDSRSFLNRRSMLTLGAGAAAALVASGGIAEAGQSGTPGDAELARSLPGGFRSEYAQVNGVRLHYVAGGRGEPLILLPGWPETWWQYRRIMPTLAKRYRVIAVDLRGMGGSGKPQGGYDKKTMARDIFELVRALGYRQAHIAGHDIGAMVAFSFAANHPEATKTVTLMDVSHPDESLYQIPMLAPPGQPVNVWWFAFNQVATLPEQLLTGRARFLVDWMFDHLLADPASIGDRDRAIYAAAYDRPDAIRAGNGWYQAFGKDIEDQKAYGKITVPMLGLGSEFNYDYLAAVLPSKAADVRVRKVSGSGHFVAEEQPKTVIDELQAFLG, encoded by the coding sequence ATGACCGAAGACAGCCGTTCCTTCCTCAACCGCCGGTCCATGCTCACCCTCGGCGCGGGTGCCGCGGCCGCGCTGGTGGCCTCGGGTGGCATCGCCGAGGCCGGCCAGTCCGGCACGCCCGGCGACGCGGAGCTCGCCCGGTCCCTGCCCGGCGGTTTCCGCAGCGAGTACGCCCAGGTCAACGGGGTCCGGCTGCATTACGTCGCCGGCGGCCGGGGCGAGCCGCTGATCCTGCTGCCTGGCTGGCCGGAGACGTGGTGGCAGTACCGCCGCATCATGCCGACGCTGGCGAAGCGGTACCGCGTGATCGCCGTCGACCTGCGGGGCATGGGCGGATCGGGCAAGCCGCAGGGCGGCTACGACAAGAAGACGATGGCCCGCGACATCTTCGAACTCGTCCGCGCGCTGGGCTACCGCCAGGCGCATATCGCCGGGCACGACATCGGCGCCATGGTCGCGTTCAGCTTCGCCGCCAACCATCCCGAAGCGACGAAGACCGTCACGCTCATGGACGTCTCACACCCCGACGAAAGCCTCTACCAGATCCCGATGCTGGCCCCGCCCGGACAGCCGGTGAACGTCTGGTGGTTCGCCTTCAACCAGGTCGCCACCCTGCCCGAACAGCTGCTGACCGGCCGCGCGCGCTTCCTCGTCGACTGGATGTTCGACCACCTGCTGGCCGACCCGGCGTCGATCGGCGACCGGGACCGGGCGATCTACGCCGCCGCGTACGACCGCCCGGACGCGATCCGCGCCGGGAACGGCTGGTATCAGGCGTTCGGCAAGGACATCGAGGATCAGAAAGCCTACGGGAAGATCACCGTGCCGATGCTGGGGCTCGGTTCGGAGTTCAACTACGACTACCTCGCCGCGGTCCTGCCGTCCAAGGCCGCCGACGTCCGGGTGCGGAAGGTCTCCGGTTCCGGTCACTTCGTCGCCGAGGAGCAGCCGAAGACCGTCATCGACGAACTGCAGGCCTTCCTCGGGTGA
- a CDS encoding DUF6528 family protein, translated as MKIMRNSLVALAIAGLSVAASAPAVADAGARDRGSIVITEQASKRILVLPADRASWRDRKVSWSWAPGAANGLADLAGSWSNPSDAKLAERGGEKYLLTSASGGFAAVVPYPAGDRAYWAANVGGPANPHSIELLPDGNVAVAASTGGWVRVYTASQGQRSTTYAEFPLVGAHGVVWDAGRNVLWALGTDSLVALGVGGTSAAPVITEQRRVPVPSKGGHDLQPVPHRPDLLWVTTEAGVYQFSKTSGGFTQRYAGAREIDRPHVKSVSTNPRTGQILTASIQDGHLCTWCTDAVQLAFPRAELALHGAWIYKARWWIG; from the coding sequence ATGAAGATCATGCGGAATTCCTTGGTGGCGCTGGCCATCGCGGGCCTTTCGGTCGCGGCGTCCGCGCCTGCCGTGGCGGACGCGGGTGCACGCGATCGCGGTTCGATCGTCATCACCGAGCAGGCGTCCAAGCGGATCCTGGTCCTGCCCGCCGACCGGGCCTCCTGGCGGGACCGGAAGGTGAGCTGGTCGTGGGCGCCGGGCGCCGCCAACGGATTGGCGGACCTGGCCGGATCGTGGAGCAACCCGAGCGACGCGAAGCTCGCCGAGCGAGGTGGCGAGAAGTACCTGCTCACGTCGGCTTCGGGTGGTTTCGCGGCCGTCGTGCCGTATCCGGCGGGGGACCGGGCGTACTGGGCGGCGAATGTCGGCGGTCCCGCCAATCCGCACAGCATCGAACTGCTGCCCGACGGCAACGTCGCGGTGGCCGCCAGCACCGGCGGCTGGGTGCGGGTCTACACCGCTTCGCAAGGGCAGCGCTCGACGACCTACGCCGAGTTCCCGCTGGTGGGGGCGCACGGCGTGGTCTGGGACGCGGGCCGGAACGTGTTGTGGGCCCTGGGCACCGACTCGCTCGTCGCGTTGGGTGTCGGTGGCACATCCGCCGCGCCGGTGATCACCGAGCAGCGGCGGGTACCGGTACCGAGCAAAGGCGGACACGACCTCCAGCCGGTCCCGCACCGGCCCGACCTGCTGTGGGTGACCACGGAAGCGGGCGTGTACCAGTTCTCGAAGACGAGCGGCGGGTTCACCCAGCGGTACGCGGGCGCGCGGGAGATCGACCGGCCGCACGTGAAGAGTGTTTCGACGAATCCCCGGACCGGGCAGATCCTGACGGCCTCGATCCAGGACGGGCACCTGTGCACCTGGTGCACGGACGCCGTCCAGCTGGCCTTTCCACGCGCCGAGCTGGCGCTGCACGGCGCGTGGATCTACAAGGCCCGCTGGTGGATCGGTTGA